In Pedobacter heparinus DSM 2366, the following are encoded in one genomic region:
- a CDS encoding cell division protein ZapA: protein MGEISIKITISDRIYPLKVNTEEEEIVRRAAKIINERIKDYQENYAVRDKQDLLSMAVLHYATAVLRVENKVQHQDTAVAEKVEELDSLLNDFFSK from the coding sequence ATGGGAGAAATCTCGATAAAAATAACTATTTCTGATCGTATTTATCCTTTAAAGGTGAATACGGAAGAAGAAGAAATTGTAAGGCGGGCAGCCAAAATTATTAATGAGCGCATAAAAGACTATCAGGAAAATTATGCGGTCAGAGATAAGCAGGATTTACTTTCTATGGCAGTATTGCATTACGCAACGGCAGTACTGAGGGTAGAGAATAAAGTTCAGCACCAGGATACAGCTGTTGCCGAGAAGGTGGAAGAACTGGATAGTTTATTAAACGATTTTTTTTCTAAATAG
- the rny gene encoding ribonuclease Y yields MEILGYVLAGLVVGVLVGRYLLRNLLKAQEIAAQTKVKKMLKDAESKAEILKKDRLLEAKEKFLQLKSEHEQEVNAKNNLINQRENSLKQKEQSLNSKLENASRKEQELDNHKKNLEKQTEIAIKKQEEVDLLKNQHVTQLETIAGLSAEEAKSQLVETMKQEARTQAMIQVKDIVDEAKLTATKEAKKVVIQTIQRTAVEAAIENTVSIFHIESDEIKGRVIGREGRNIRALEAATGIEIIVDDTPEAIILSGFDPVRREIARLALHRLVTDGRIHPARIEEVVAKTKKQIEDEIVEIGERTVIDLGIHGLHPELIRMVGRMRYRSSYGQNLLHHSREVANFCATMAAELGLNAKMAKRAGLLHDIGKVPDDNPELPHAILGMQLAEKYKEHPEICNAIGAHHDEIEMTSMISPIIQACDAISGARPGARREVVESYIKRLKELEELALSYPGVEKTFAIQAGRELRVVVESERVTDQQAELLAADISNRIQTEMTYPGQIKVTVIRETRSVAFAK; encoded by the coding sequence ATGGAAATATTAGGATATGTACTGGCCGGCCTTGTGGTTGGTGTTCTGGTGGGGAGGTACCTGTTAAGGAACCTGCTCAAAGCGCAAGAAATTGCAGCCCAGACCAAAGTAAAAAAGATGCTGAAAGATGCTGAAAGCAAGGCTGAGATTTTAAAAAAGGACAGGCTGCTGGAAGCAAAAGAGAAATTTTTACAATTGAAGTCGGAACACGAACAGGAAGTAAATGCAAAAAATAACCTGATCAATCAACGCGAAAACTCACTTAAGCAAAAAGAACAATCTTTAAATTCTAAACTGGAAAATGCCAGCCGCAAAGAACAGGAACTGGATAACCATAAGAAGAATCTGGAAAAGCAAACTGAAATTGCCATAAAGAAACAGGAAGAGGTTGACTTACTAAAAAACCAGCATGTTACCCAACTGGAAACAATTGCCGGTTTAAGTGCTGAGGAAGCCAAAAGCCAATTGGTAGAGACCATGAAACAGGAAGCCCGTACGCAGGCCATGATCCAGGTAAAGGACATTGTGGATGAGGCTAAACTGACTGCGACTAAAGAAGCTAAAAAGGTGGTTATCCAGACCATACAGCGTACTGCGGTAGAGGCTGCGATCGAAAACACGGTGTCTATCTTTCATATTGAAAGTGATGAGATCAAGGGCCGTGTAATTGGCCGCGAAGGTCGTAACATTCGTGCACTTGAGGCTGCTACAGGAATCGAGATCATTGTAGATGACACTCCTGAGGCCATCATTTTATCGGGATTTGACCCGGTAAGGAGAGAGATTGCCCGTTTGGCCCTGCACCGTTTGGTAACAGATGGCAGGATTCACCCTGCGCGTATTGAAGAAGTGGTTGCCAAAACGAAGAAACAGATTGAAGATGAGATTGTAGAGATTGGCGAAAGGACGGTTATTGACCTAGGTATCCATGGTTTGCACCCTGAACTGATCAGGATGGTTGGACGTATGCGCTACCGTTCTTCTTATGGACAAAATTTATTGCATCACTCGCGTGAGGTAGCAAATTTTTGTGCTACTATGGCGGCCGAGTTGGGTTTAAATGCTAAAATGGCCAAGCGTGCCGGATTGTTGCATGATATAGGTAAGGTGCCTGATGATAATCCTGAATTGCCACACGCAATTTTGGGTATGCAGCTGGCAGAAAAATATAAAGAGCATCCGGAAATATGCAATGCCATTGGCGCTCACCACGACGAGATCGAAATGACTTCAATGATCTCGCCGATTATCCAGGCTTGTGATGCCATATCCGGTGCCCGTCCGGGTGCCCGACGTGAAGTTGTTGAAAGTTATATCAAACGTTTAAAGGAACTGGAAGAACTGGCACTTTCTTATCCAGGAGTAGAAAAGACCTTTGCCATACAGGCAGGTCGTGAGCTTCGTGTAGTGGTAGAAAGTGAAAGGGTAACAGACCAGCAGGCGGAACTGCTTGCTGCAGATATCTCTAACCGTATACAAACGGAAATGACTTATCCCGGACAGATTAAGGTAACAGTAATCAGGGAAACAAGATCGGTAGCTTTTGCAAAATAG
- a CDS encoding DUF962 domain-containing protein — MKKAKNKGTVAAAPKKAVDVLFDKYAESHQNPTNELIHWICVPLIVFSLLGLVWAIPFPYLEFLGKFNGFLNWASFLIAFSLYYYFTLSPVLSFLMLWVISLMSYLIVQLEYWQAGGGPAVWLVCLVIFVLAWIGQFIGHKIEGKKPSFLEDVKFLLIGPIWLLHFICKKAGLRY; from the coding sequence ATGAAGAAGGCGAAAAATAAAGGAACGGTTGCTGCAGCACCTAAAAAGGCTGTGGATGTGCTTTTTGACAAGTATGCAGAAAGTCACCAAAACCCTACCAATGAATTGATTCACTGGATTTGTGTTCCGCTAATTGTTTTTAGTCTGCTTGGTTTGGTATGGGCAATTCCGTTTCCATATCTTGAGTTTCTGGGTAAGTTTAATGGCTTTCTGAACTGGGCATCATTTCTGATTGCATTTTCCCTGTACTATTATTTTACTTTGTCGCCCGTATTGTCTTTTTTGATGCTGTGGGTAATCAGCCTGATGAGTTATCTCATCGTTCAGCTGGAATATTGGCAGGCCGGTGGAGGCCCTGCGGTCTGGTTAGTTTGTCTGGTGATTTTTGTACTTGCTTGGATCGGACAATTTATCGGGCATAAAATAGAAGGAAAGAAGCCTTCGTTTCTGGAAGATGTTAAGTTCCTGTTAATTGGCCCTATTTGGTTATTGCATTTCATCTGCAAAAAAGCAGGCTTGAGGTATTGA
- a CDS encoding TonB-dependent receptor, whose amino-acid sequence MKSQLHLKKALITALFVIIGATVFAQTGKISGKVSDKKTGETLIGVTVKIKGTTKGMATDVDGKYSITGLATGKYILVFQYVGYTGKEISGVEVVTGKNTIFDVILDEAGGQKLNEVVIQGSFKKESINALYAQQKNSAVISDGVSSEIIKRSPDKNTSDVLKRVSGATIQDNKFVVIRGLSDRYNTATLDGASLPSTEPNRKAFSFDIVPSNLVENLIVSKTATPDLPADFTGGAIQISTKDIPDNNFISIGVGAGYNSASTFKNFKSGVRTATDYFGFDNGDKSLPSNFPSRNRIIGGALTTEQGIAAMNRLPSDWKTYNNTALPTQNYQFTLGRVKDFKDSNNKFGALISLTYRNSQTISNDVIRDYVNVDYHDNIYKFSTNIGALANFAYTYGKSKITFKNIYNRTFDDQYLSRAGYNSDRNRDIKFYAFDLMQKSLFKSTLEGTHALGENNSKINWSLSYANILNDQPDQKKISYQRNPSDIGTDNYAYIASTGTVSKENSRLFSKLNENNFSGGLNYTLPVKMFGQGATFKTGLNSIYRDRKFDARFIGFRANSSSPDADAISRRPLRSLYAKDAINSGAYFLDDISADADSYTAHSLTNAGYLMLDNKFGEKSRLVWGVRVEQFNVVLDAKVPTPQTSVDDNYIDVLPSANYTYSLTDKINLRASYYRTLARPEFRELASTSIYDYELLALQQGNPNLKEAKIDNADIRFEFYPQAGQIISVSAFYKKFNNAIESFNSDGGSSRIITYINSDKVNVYGVELEFRKSLDFIAKTDFLEKTIFYTNLSLIKSKVETNNTGINLKDTSRPMVGQAPYIINAGLQHSFLSDKLNFNALYNRVGRKLNVAGGVLFPAIWEAPRNVVDLQVALKVIKNKGEIKFNAGDILNNRITQYYDNDSDKKYNRAKGDETISSYKPGSNYSVSFNYTF is encoded by the coding sequence TTGAAATCACAACTACACCTCAAAAAAGCATTAATTACGGCTCTATTTGTAATTATCGGCGCAACGGTATTTGCGCAAACTGGAAAAATTTCGGGTAAAGTATCGGATAAGAAAACCGGTGAAACACTGATTGGTGTTACGGTTAAAATTAAGGGTACAACAAAAGGGATGGCTACCGATGTAGATGGAAAATATTCTATAACCGGATTGGCAACAGGAAAATACATCCTGGTTTTTCAATATGTAGGTTATACGGGCAAAGAGATTAGCGGGGTTGAAGTGGTGACAGGAAAGAATACCATATTTGATGTGATCCTAGATGAAGCTGGAGGGCAGAAGCTGAATGAAGTTGTGATCCAGGGGAGCTTTAAAAAGGAGAGCATCAATGCATTGTATGCACAACAAAAAAACAGTGCGGTAATTTCTGATGGTGTTTCATCTGAGATTATTAAACGCTCACCAGATAAGAATACATCGGATGTTTTGAAACGTGTAAGCGGAGCAACAATACAAGACAATAAGTTTGTAGTGATCCGCGGTTTAAGTGACAGATATAATACTGCCACACTTGACGGTGCTTCATTGCCAAGTACAGAACCTAATCGTAAAGCATTTTCTTTTGATATTGTCCCTTCAAACCTGGTAGAAAATTTAATAGTGAGTAAAACGGCTACACCCGATCTTCCTGCCGATTTTACGGGTGGTGCAATCCAGATCTCGACTAAAGATATTCCAGATAATAACTTCATCAGCATTGGTGTGGGTGCAGGTTATAATTCTGCTTCTACTTTTAAAAATTTTAAAAGCGGAGTAAGAACAGCAACCGATTATTTCGGCTTTGACAATGGCGATAAATCATTACCTTCAAATTTTCCGTCACGTAATAGGATTATAGGTGGAGCATTAACAACAGAACAGGGTATTGCCGCGATGAACCGTCTTCCGTCTGATTGGAAAACGTACAATAATACTGCTTTACCCACTCAAAACTACCAATTTACATTGGGTAGGGTTAAGGATTTTAAAGATAGCAACAATAAGTTTGGTGCGCTAATCTCGTTGACCTACAGAAATTCGCAGACAATCAGTAATGATGTAATACGCGATTATGTAAATGTTGATTATCATGATAATATTTATAAATTCTCAACCAATATAGGTGCACTGGCAAATTTCGCTTATACCTATGGTAAAAGTAAGATCACATTTAAAAATATCTATAACAGAACTTTTGATGATCAATATTTGAGTAGAGCTGGGTATAATAGTGATAGAAACCGGGATATCAAGTTCTATGCATTCGATTTAATGCAAAAATCGTTATTTAAATCTACATTAGAAGGTACACATGCATTGGGTGAAAATAATTCAAAAATCAATTGGTCCTTGAGTTATGCCAACATTTTAAACGATCAGCCAGATCAGAAGAAGATTTCTTACCAAAGAAATCCGTCAGATATCGGTACTGATAACTATGCTTATATAGCAAGTACAGGTACAGTAAGTAAAGAAAATTCGAGGTTGTTCTCAAAATTAAATGAAAACAACTTTAGTGGTGGATTAAATTATACGCTACCTGTAAAGATGTTTGGTCAGGGGGCAACATTTAAGACCGGCTTAAATTCTATCTATCGCGATCGTAAGTTTGATGCAAGATTCATAGGGTTTAGGGCAAACTCAAGTTCGCCAGATGCAGATGCGATAAGCAGAAGACCGTTAAGGAGTTTGTATGCTAAAGATGCAATCAATAGCGGCGCCTATTTTTTGGATGATATTTCGGCGGATGCAGATAGTTATACTGCTCATTCATTAACCAATGCAGGTTATTTAATGTTGGATAACAAATTCGGAGAAAAATCCAGATTGGTATGGGGTGTAAGGGTTGAACAATTTAATGTAGTATTGGACGCTAAAGTTCCTACTCCACAAACATCAGTTGATGACAATTATATAGATGTTTTACCATCGGCAAATTATACTTATAGCTTAACAGATAAAATCAACTTAAGGGCCTCTTATTACCGTACCCTGGCAAGACCAGAGTTTAGAGAGTTGGCTTCTACTTCTATTTACGATTATGAATTATTGGCCCTGCAACAAGGTAATCCAAATCTGAAGGAGGCAAAAATTGATAATGCTGATATTCGTTTCGAATTCTATCCACAGGCAGGGCAAATCATTTCGGTATCTGCTTTTTATAAAAAATTCAACAATGCTATCGAATCATTTAACAGCGACGGCGGCTCATCAAGAATCATCACTTATATTAATTCAGATAAGGTGAATGTATATGGAGTTGAACTGGAATTCCGTAAATCCCTGGATTTTATTGCCAAAACCGATTTCTTGGAGAAAACTATTTTTTATACCAACCTTTCCTTAATTAAATCGAAAGTTGAAACAAATAATACGGGTATCAACCTAAAAGATACAAGCAGACCAATGGTTGGGCAAGCACCATATATTATCAATGCTGGTTTACAACATAGTTTTTTAAGCGATAAACTGAATTTTAACGCACTTTATAATAGAGTAGGCCGTAAGTTAAATGTTGCTGGGGGTGTTTTGTTTCCTGCAATTTGGGAAGCACCTAGAAACGTGGTCGACTTACAGGTGGCGTTGAAAGTAATCAAAAACAAAGGGGAAATTAAATTTAACGCAGGCGATATTCTGAATAACCGTATTACGCAATATTACGATAACGATTCGGATAAAAAATACAACCGAGCTAAAGGTGATGAAACGATCAGCAGCTACAAGCCAGGCAGCAATTATTCTGTATCCTTTAATTACACATTCTAA
- a CDS encoding lysophospholipid acyltransferase family protein, whose translation MKIITTKEFAKATKIDKLGVPGLAALLMEMMKLNDINKVFSQNEHFNGLEFVDKILETIGVSIDFDEDDLKNIPKTGGFIAIANHPYGGVEGLALVKLLCTVRPEAKVMVNFILKKIPNLSEFFVAVNPFENVQHTSSISGLKATFDLLQSGTPIGIFPAGEVSTFSLDKQEITDRLWHPVVGKLIARAKVPVIPIYFHGNNGVLFNILSFIHPTLRTAKLPSEFLNKQGLKIKVRIGKPINIEDISYHKNTNKLLDFLRARTYALGTGLEEEKKLFNPINLFKIKKKPEPIIEETDRNLIVNEIEELEGFRVWQEKNYEVYIAPTVAIPNVLREIGRLREITFREVGEGTNKKIDLDNYDIYYHHLFIWDKELQNIVGAYRIGKGDEILNTMGRRGFYLSELFKIKEPFYPLLRKGIELGRSWIRKEYQQKPLPLFLLWKGILKYLLDNPQYRYMFGPVSISNNFSKFSKSLIVDYITKNHFDYELAHYVKPKNKFKADLSAIDKDLLIESSESLKDLDSLISDIENSHIKIPVLLRQYMNLNAKIICFNIDPKFSDCLDGFLVVDMQNIPAEMLEKIGKNF comes from the coding sequence ATGAAGATCATAACTACCAAAGAGTTTGCAAAAGCCACAAAGATAGATAAATTAGGTGTACCAGGCTTGGCAGCTCTGCTCATGGAGATGATGAAATTAAACGACATCAACAAAGTTTTTTCTCAGAATGAACATTTTAACGGACTTGAATTTGTCGACAAAATATTAGAAACTATTGGTGTAAGTATCGATTTTGATGAAGATGACCTTAAAAATATACCAAAAACCGGGGGCTTTATAGCCATTGCCAACCACCCTTATGGTGGTGTTGAGGGACTTGCTTTAGTAAAACTACTTTGTACAGTCAGACCAGAAGCCAAGGTTATGGTCAACTTCATTCTAAAAAAGATCCCCAATCTAAGTGAGTTCTTTGTTGCGGTCAATCCCTTCGAAAACGTGCAGCACACTTCCAGCATCAGCGGGTTAAAAGCAACGTTCGACCTGTTACAGAGTGGCACACCCATTGGCATCTTCCCCGCAGGCGAAGTTTCTACTTTTAGCCTGGATAAACAGGAAATTACCGACAGGTTATGGCATCCTGTAGTGGGTAAACTGATTGCCCGGGCAAAAGTGCCTGTAATACCCATCTATTTTCATGGCAACAATGGGGTATTGTTTAATATATTAAGTTTTATACACCCCACCTTAAGAACAGCAAAACTACCTTCTGAATTTTTAAACAAACAGGGACTTAAAATAAAGGTCAGAATTGGCAAACCTATAAATATAGAAGACATCTCTTACCATAAAAATACGAATAAGCTGCTCGATTTTTTACGTGCGCGTACTTATGCATTGGGTACCGGACTGGAAGAAGAAAAAAAACTGTTCAACCCCATCAACCTGTTTAAAATCAAGAAAAAACCAGAGCCTATTATTGAGGAAACAGACCGTAACTTAATTGTTAACGAAATTGAAGAGCTGGAAGGTTTCAGGGTATGGCAGGAAAAAAATTATGAGGTATATATTGCACCTACAGTAGCCATACCTAACGTTTTAAGGGAAATTGGCCGCCTCAGGGAAATCACCTTCAGGGAGGTTGGTGAGGGTACCAATAAAAAAATAGATCTCGACAATTACGATATCTATTACCACCATTTATTTATATGGGACAAAGAGCTGCAGAATATTGTTGGGGCTTACCGCATTGGTAAAGGAGATGAGATCCTAAACACCATGGGCAGAAGAGGTTTTTATCTTTCTGAGCTTTTTAAAATTAAAGAGCCTTTTTATCCCTTGCTAAGAAAAGGCATTGAACTCGGACGCTCCTGGATCCGTAAAGAATACCAGCAAAAGCCACTTCCCTTGTTCTTATTGTGGAAAGGCATTTTAAAGTACCTGCTGGATAACCCCCAATACCGGTACATGTTCGGGCCGGTTAGCATCAGCAACAACTTTTCCAAGTTCTCTAAATCGCTGATCGTTGATTATATCACTAAAAACCACTTTGATTACGAACTGGCCCATTACGTAAAACCAAAGAACAAATTTAAGGCCGACCTGTCCGCCATTGATAAGGACCTGCTGATTGAAAGCAGTGAATCTTTAAAAGATCTTGACAGCCTGATCTCTGATATTGAAAACTCTCACATCAAAATTCCCGTACTGTTAAGGCAGTACATGAACCTGAATGCCAAGATTATTTGCTTCAATATAGACCCTAAGTTTTCCGATTGCCTGGATGGCTTTCTGGTAGTTGATATGCAGAATATCCCAGCCGAAATGCTGGAGAAGATCGGAAAGAATTTTTAA
- a CDS encoding ComEA family DNA-binding protein: MMKWLNLYFDFTRREFNGLMVLVSLIFLVMLWPYTYGWIRGEETFTEEEQLAVLKLLAAEKEKPAYKGYDKKYFRYPAKKKHSLFVFDPNTIGQAGWEKFGLSPGQARAILKYRDKGGKFRKVEDLQKMYTINDALYAKLIPYVKIVAAEVPDHPGKFNLKTKFVKPDIVVEINGADTIELDKIKGIGMSFANRIVKYRERLGGFYKKEQLMEVFGLDSVKYEEIKGQIKVDAGRVKKINVNAALFDDFKNHPYIRYKQVNALIQYRKQHGNYSNIADLYKVLIMNQETINRLAPYLEF; the protein is encoded by the coding sequence ATGATGAAATGGCTAAACCTTTACTTTGATTTTACAAGACGGGAATTTAATGGGCTGATGGTGTTGGTATCGCTTATTTTTCTGGTGATGCTGTGGCCATACACTTATGGATGGATAAGGGGGGAGGAAACCTTTACTGAGGAGGAACAGCTGGCTGTACTGAAACTTTTGGCAGCCGAGAAAGAAAAGCCGGCGTACAAGGGCTATGACAAGAAATATTTTAGATACCCGGCAAAAAAGAAACACAGTCTGTTTGTTTTTGATCCGAATACCATTGGGCAGGCCGGTTGGGAAAAGTTTGGCCTGTCGCCTGGACAGGCCAGGGCAATTTTAAAATACAGGGATAAGGGTGGGAAGTTCAGGAAAGTAGAAGATCTGCAAAAAATGTATACCATAAATGATGCTTTATATGCAAAACTGATTCCTTATGTAAAGATTGTAGCCGCGGAAGTACCTGATCATCCGGGAAAATTTAATTTAAAAACTAAGTTTGTAAAACCTGATATTGTTGTGGAGATAAACGGGGCCGATACTATTGAACTGGATAAAATAAAAGGGATTGGGATGAGCTTTGCCAACCGGATTGTGAAATACCGGGAGCGCCTGGGTGGATTTTATAAAAAGGAACAGCTGATGGAGGTATTTGGTCTGGATTCTGTAAAGTATGAGGAGATTAAAGGGCAGATAAAGGTTGATGCCGGCAGGGTTAAAAAAATAAATGTCAATGCAGCCCTGTTTGACGATTTCAAAAACCATCCTTATATAAGGTATAAACAGGTGAATGCACTGATACAATATAGAAAACAACATGGAAATTATAGTAATATTGCAGATTTATATAAAGTTCTCATTATGAACCAGGAAACAATAAACCGTTTGGCACCTTATCTTGAATTCTAA
- a CDS encoding adenine phosphoribosyltransferase, producing the protein MIETKIKSTVRDVIDFPKPGIVFKDITPILKDPALCINITRELAEQLKGIEIDVVAGIESRGFLFGPALAQLLNVPFVPIRKVGKLPYKTVQQSYDLEYGKATIEVHEDALLKGQKVLIHDDLLATGGTVVAASKLIMQLGAEVTGYSFIIALDFLKGRLRLEPYTKQIFSLASY; encoded by the coding sequence ATGATCGAAACAAAAATAAAATCCACTGTACGGGATGTGATCGATTTTCCGAAACCTGGAATCGTTTTTAAGGACATTACCCCGATATTAAAGGATCCGGCTTTGTGTATAAACATTACAAGGGAACTGGCGGAACAGCTTAAGGGGATTGAAATAGATGTGGTTGCCGGTATTGAAAGCCGGGGTTTCTTGTTTGGGCCTGCGCTGGCGCAGCTGTTAAATGTGCCTTTTGTGCCGATACGTAAAGTGGGAAAGCTGCCTTATAAAACCGTGCAGCAATCTTACGACCTGGAATACGGCAAGGCAACGATTGAGGTTCATGAAGATGCCCTGTTGAAAGGGCAAAAAGTGTTGATCCATGATGATCTGCTGGCTACCGGGGGCACTGTTGTGGCGGCATCTAAACTGATCATGCAGCTGGGAGCAGAAGTGACCGGTTATTCTTTTATCATCGCGCTTGACTTTTTAAAGGGAAGGCTGCGGCTGGAGCCTTATACCAAGCAGATCTTTTCGCTGGCTTCCTATTAA
- a CDS encoding acyl-CoA dehydrogenase family protein, whose translation MLEMMDGSVGYNFSISENQEMIRGMVKDFAEKNIRPKLMEWDEAQYFPVEVFKKLGELGLMGVLVPESYGGSGFGYQEYVDVIVEVAKVCGSIGLSVAAHNSLCTGHILAFANEQQKQKWLPKLATAEWIGAWGLTEANTGSDALRMMTTAVSDGDEYVINGAKNWITHGKTGDVAVVMVRTGEKGDSKGISAIVVERGTPGFSAGKKENKLGMRASETTEMIFDNCRVPAANLLGKVGEGFKQAMKVLDGGRISIAALSLGIAKGAYEAAVAYAKERHQFGQPIASFQGISFKLADMATEIEAAELLIRQAADLKNRGLQMTKESAMAKYFASEVAVRCATEAVQIFGGYGYTKDFPVEKFYRDSKLCTIGEGTSEIQKIVIAREVLKD comes from the coding sequence ATGTTAGAAATGATGGATGGTTCTGTAGGATACAACTTTAGTATCTCAGAAAATCAGGAGATGATCAGGGGCATGGTAAAAGATTTTGCCGAAAAAAATATCAGACCAAAACTGATGGAATGGGACGAAGCACAATATTTTCCTGTTGAAGTTTTTAAAAAGCTTGGTGAACTTGGACTGATGGGTGTATTGGTTCCGGAAAGCTACGGCGGTTCGGGGTTCGGCTACCAGGAATATGTAGATGTTATTGTAGAGGTAGCAAAAGTTTGTGGTTCCATAGGTTTATCTGTAGCCGCACATAATTCTTTGTGCACAGGTCATATCCTGGCTTTTGCCAATGAGCAGCAAAAACAAAAATGGTTGCCTAAGCTGGCAACTGCAGAATGGATAGGGGCCTGGGGATTAACAGAAGCAAATACCGGATCGGATGCTTTAAGGATGATGACTACTGCCGTATCTGATGGTGATGAATATGTAATTAATGGCGCTAAAAACTGGATTACGCATGGTAAAACAGGTGATGTGGCTGTGGTAATGGTCCGTACCGGTGAAAAAGGTGATTCAAAAGGAATTTCTGCTATTGTTGTAGAACGTGGTACACCTGGTTTTTCGGCAGGTAAAAAAGAGAATAAACTTGGCATGAGAGCCTCAGAAACGACGGAAATGATATTTGACAATTGCAGGGTTCCGGCAGCAAATCTTTTGGGGAAAGTTGGTGAAGGCTTTAAACAGGCGATGAAAGTATTGGATGGTGGCAGGATTTCGATAGCTGCATTGTCTTTAGGTATTGCCAAAGGTGCCTATGAGGCTGCAGTTGCATACGCAAAAGAACGTCATCAGTTTGGACAGCCTATAGCCAGTTTTCAGGGGATTAGCTTTAAGCTGGCAGATATGGCCACTGAGATTGAGGCTGCGGAGCTGTTGATCAGACAGGCGGCCGATTTAAAGAACAGAGGACTGCAGATGACGAAGGAATCGGCAATGGCTAAATATTTCGCCTCGGAAGTTGCCGTAAGATGCGCTACTGAAGCAGTTCAGATTTTTGGGGGCTATGGGTATACCAAAGATTTTCCTGTTGAGAAGTTTTATCGCGACAGCAAATTGTGCACAATAGGAGAGGGAACCTCAGAGATTCAGAAAATTGTAATTGCACGGGAAGTACTGAAAGACTAG
- the rpsU gene encoding 30S ribosomal protein S21, producing the protein MIIINIKDGESLDKALKRFKKKFEKTGVLRELRSRQAYEKKSVARRTQVKHAIYKQNMQLEGTI; encoded by the coding sequence ATGATCATTATTAATATTAAAGACGGCGAATCATTAGATAAGGCGTTAAAACGTTTCAAAAAGAAATTTGAAAAAACAGGGGTGTTAAGAGAATTACGTAGCCGCCAAGCTTATGAGAAAAAATCTGTAGCACGTCGTACACAGGTGAAACACGCCATTTACAAGCAAAACATGCAACTTGAAGGAACGATCTAG
- a CDS encoding tyrosine-type recombinase/integrase, whose product MTVEHFLTYLQHEKRYSSHTIQSYQTDLLQFTDFMQQTFELPLTEVKYVHIRNFIVALMEDEISENSVGRKLSALRSFYKYLLRENVLSSNPMALVKAPKVPKRLPVFVDEGKLDLLLDSEEFFDGSFPSLRDKTVIETLFGTGIRLAELLSLKETDINFYESTIRVMGKRSKERIVPIGKTLREQFRVYMELKTLQNFDNKTTMLFVTDKGAAAYPKLIYRTVQRYLTYVSTQDKKSPHVLRHSYATSLLNRGADLNAIKELLGHASLAATQVYTHNSVERLKTIYKQAHPKA is encoded by the coding sequence ATGACTGTTGAGCATTTTCTGACCTACCTTCAGCACGAGAAGAGATATTCTTCACATACCATCCAGTCTTATCAAACAGATCTGCTACAGTTTACTGATTTTATGCAGCAAACTTTTGAACTGCCCTTAACTGAGGTGAAGTATGTGCATATAAGAAATTTTATTGTTGCACTGATGGAAGATGAAATTTCTGAGAATTCTGTGGGCCGGAAGCTATCTGCCCTACGCAGTTTTTATAAGTATCTGTTGCGCGAAAATGTATTGTCCTCAAATCCAATGGCGCTTGTTAAGGCACCAAAGGTACCTAAGAGATTACCTGTATTTGTGGATGAAGGTAAACTTGACCTGCTGCTGGATTCAGAAGAATTTTTTGATGGTAGCTTTCCTTCACTGCGCGATAAAACGGTTATAGAAACTTTATTTGGTACCGGGATCCGTTTGGCCGAACTGCTCTCGTTAAAGGAAACAGATATTAATTTTTATGAATCTACGATCAGAGTGATGGGGAAAAGAAGTAAAGAGAGGATCGTTCCAATAGGTAAAACGCTTAGGGAACAGTTCAGGGTTTACATGGAACTTAAAACATTACAAAATTTTGATAACAAAACGACCATGTTATTCGTTACTGATAAAGGAGCTGCTGCTTACCCTAAACTGATATACAGAACTGTGCAGCGTTATTTGACTTATGTTTCGACACAAGATAAAAAAAGTCCCCACGTGTTGCGCCATTCTTATGCCACTAGTTTATTGAACAGAGGGGCCGATTTGAATGCCATTAAAGAATTATTGGGACATGCAAGCTTAGCGGCAACGCAGGTTTATACGCACAATTCAGTAGAAAGATTAAAAACAATATATAAACAGGCCCATCCAAAGGCGTAA